AAACGAATGCCCGCGAGGATATCAAATGCAAGCCTTATGAAAGGCTTAAAGCATGTCGAGCAAATGCGCAGAGTGGATTTGCGGCAGCGACATGCTTTGGAGTTTTAGACTTCGTCGTCGTCGTCCGAAACGCCGATCAGGTCGGACAAGCCGTCATCATCGTCGTCTTCGTCTTCTTCGAGGAAGGTGTCGTCGTCGTCGCCTTCGATCTCGACGTCGTCATCGCCCAGGTCCGGAATGTCGTCGCCGCTATTGGCTTCGTCGGCCTCCTCCAGCGAAACCAGTTCGACTTCAGTGTTCTCGGTATCGACTTCCTGCACGTCCTCTTCCTCGGCCTTTTCAAGGACCTTGGCAACCGACGTCTCTTCGAAGAAGGACAGCGGATAGGACTTGCCGGTATAGGGAGAAACGATCGGGTCCTTGTTCAGATCGTAAAACTTACGGCCCGTTTCCGGATCGATACGCTTGGTTCCAAGTTCCGCTTTTGCCACGGTCAATGCCTCTCGTATGGCCGGGAGAGCCGGCATCTGCCGGAAAACCGGCGTTGACGAAGAAATGAATTAGCCGGTCCCCATAATCATCTTGGCCTTGTCTGTCAAAGCCTAACTTTCCTAGGGTGCGGCAAGCAGAGGTGGGATTGCATGCATGAAAGTCAAGAAGGACAGTTGGGGGAGACTTTCACATGGGAGGATCTGACGCAACCGGCTTGGCCTTCCTTTGTTTTTTCCGTTAACAGAGGAAAACCATGGCTGTGGAATCACTCTTCGCAACAGCCGATCGAACGCTTGAGGATTTCGACCATGATCATCGCCATCGACGGACCCGCTGCGGCCGGAAAGGGAACACTTTCACGCCGGATCGCCGCCGAATACGGCTTTCATCATCTCGATACCGGCCTCACCTATCGCGCCACTGCCAAGGCACTGCTCGATGCGGGGCTACCACTCGACAACGAGCCGGTCGCGGAGAAGATGGCGCTTGAGGTGGAGCTCGCAGGTCTCGACCGCGAGGTGCTCTCGGCCCATGATATCGGTGAGGCTGCCTCCAAGATCGCGGTCATGCCCTCCGTACGAGGTGCGCTCGTCGAGGCGCAACGTGCCTTTGCAACCCGCAAGCCAGGTGCCGTGCTCGACGGCCGCGATATCGGCACGGTCGTTTGCCCCGATGCGCCGGTAAAGCTCTACGTGACGGCTTCTCCCGAAGTGCGCGCTCGGCGGCGTTTCGACGAAATGGTCGGAAATGGCGTTCCGGCTGATTATCTGGCCGTTCTGGCCGATATCCGGAAGCGCGACGAGCGCGACATGGGCCGTTCCGACAGCCCGCTTCGCCCGGCTGAAGACGCGCACTTGCTTGATACGTCCGAAATGAGTATAGAGGCCGCATTCTTGGCGGCGAAGGTCCTCATCGACGCTGCATTGAACAAATAGTCCGAAAGACCGTCCCCGCGCCGGATTTGCTCCCTGATGAATGGAGCGGATGGATTTTGGACATGATCAACACGAACCACCGGCGCTTGTGCCCATGCGGCACATCAGGAGTATTCATGTCTCAAGCCAATCCCACCCGCGACGATTTCGCCGCGCTGCTGCAGGAATCCTTTGCCACGCAGGATCTTGCCGAAGGCTACGTTACCAAGGGTATCGTCACCGCCATCGAAAAGGACGTCGCGATCGTCGACGTCGGTCTGAAGGTCGAAGGCCGCATCGCGCTCAAGGAATTCGGCGCCAAGGCCAAGGACGGCACGCTGAAGGTCGGCGACGAAGTCGAAGTCTATGTCGAGCGCATCGAAAATGCACTTGGCGAAGCTGTTCTGTCGCGCGAGAAGGCTCGCCGCGAAGAGAGCTGGGTTCGTCTCGAAGTCAAGTTCGAAGCCGGCGAACGCGTCGAAGGCGTCATCTTCAACCAGGTCAAGGGTGGTTTCACCGTCGATCTGGATGGTGCCGTTGCCTTCCTTCCGCGCTCCCAGGTCGACATCCGTCCGATCCGCGACGTTACCCCGCTGATGCACAACCCGCAGCCCTTCGAAATCCTCAAGATGGACAAGCGTCGCGGCAACATCGTCGTATCGCGTCGTACGGTTCTTGAAGAGAGCCGCGCTGAGCAGCGTTCGGAAATCGTTCAGAACCTTGAAGAAGGTCAGGTTGTTGACGGCGTCGTCAAGAACATCACCGATTACGGTGCGTTCGTTGACCTCGGCGGCATCGACGGCCTGCTGCACGTTACCGACATGGCATGGCGCCGCGTCAACCATCCGTCGGAGATCCTGTCCATCGGCCAGCAGGTCAAGGTTCAGATCATCCGTATCAACCAGGAAACCCACCGCATCTCGCTCGGCATGAAGCAGCTCGAGTCGGATCCGTGGGATGGCATCGGTGCCAAGTACCCGGTCGGCAAGAAGATCTCCGGTACTGTCACCAACATCACCGACTACGGCGCATTCGTAGAGCTGGAGCCGGGCATCGAAGGCCTGATCCACATCTCCGAAATGTCCTGGACCAAGAAGAACGTACATCCCGGCAAGATCCTGTCCACGACGCAGGAAGTCGACGTTGTCGTTCTCGAAGTTGACCCGACCAAGCGCCGCATCTCGCTCGGCCTCAAGCAGACGCTTGAGAACCCGTGGCAGGCCTTCGCGCACAGCCATCCGGCTGGCACGGAAGTTGAAGGCGAAGTCAAGAACAAGACCGAATTCGGTCTGTTCATCGGTCTCGACGGCGATGTTGACGGCATGGTGCACCTCTCCGACCTCGACTGGAACCGTCCGGGCGAACAGGTCATCGAAGAGTTCAACAAGGGCGACGTCGTCAAGGCTGTCGTTTTGGATGTGGACGTCGACAAGGAGCGCATCTCGCTCGGCATCAAGCAGCTTGGCAAGGACTCGGTTGGCGAAGCAGCGGCTTCCGGCGACCTGCGCAAGAATGCTGTCGTTTCGTGCGAAATCCTCGCCATCAACGACGGTGGCATCGAAGTGAAGCTTGTCAACCACGAAGACATCACCTCGTTCATCCGCCGTGCCGATCTGTCGCGTGACCGCGACGAGCAGCGTCCGGAGCGTTTCTCCGTTGGTCAGGTTGTCGACGCCCGCGTCACCAACTTCTCCAAGAAGGATCGCAAGGTCATGCTGTCGATCAAGGCTCTGGAAATCGCTGAAGAGAAGGAAGCCGTCGCACAGTTCGGTTCGTCCGACTCCGGCGCTTCCCTCGGCGACATCCTCGGCGCGGCTCTGAAGAACCGTTCGGGCGAATAAGTCTTAACTCACGACATCAAGAAGCCCGCGGAAAGCAATTTCCGCGGGTTTTTTCTTTGAGTGGAATGGTTGCTGCCTTCTCAGTTCAGCGGAATGGCGTTGGCATCCTTGCCGGACTGATAGGTCGCGGAAAGCGCGTCGTATTTGCGGCTGATCGCCTCGGCGCGTTCCCTCAGATGCTTGCGCTCTGGCTCCGCAATACGCTCGATCAGATTGTGGATCGACTGGCCCTTCCAGAAGGCGTTTGCCTTGTTGTAGCCGCCCGGCTCCAGGGTGAAGACTTCCTTCAGGATCTTGAGATCGTGCGGAATGGAAAAGGCGTCGCGGGAATCCTCGTGGCTGAAGAAGTAGTAGAAGTTATCGAAACCCGCCCAGGTAATCGCCGAAAGACACATCGAGCAAGGCTCGTGCGTCGATAGAAAGATGAGCTCGCGGGAGGCGGGACGGTCGGATTGCGTCATCTCGTAGAAGCGCTTCAGCGTGTGCACTTCGCCATGCCAGAGCGGATTTTCCGTTTCATTGTTCGTCTCGACGAGAACCGTCGAATAATCAGACTTCCTCATGAGCGCGGCGCCGAAGATTTTGTTGCCCGCGGCAACACCGGCCTCGGTGGCGGGTATGATGCCGCTTTCCATCGCGGCAAGCAGCGCGTCGAGCAGCTCATAGGTTTCGTTTCGTTCAGTCATGTCGTCCTCTTTTGATAGGGATGAGGTGTCGCAGGTCAGGCATCTGCAGTTGGCTGCGACCAACTCTCGAAATTGATCAATGGGCTTCCGCTGGGATCAGCTGCACCTCGGCGCCCTTGGCGTCGTAGAGCTTGCCGTTCAGGAAATAATCGCCGTCATGCAGACGGGCGATGTCCTGATAGCGAATTGTCCGCTCTGTTCCTGCCACGAAGACCGACTGCTGGTCCGAATTCCCCAAGGTGAGGTGGTTGAACAGCAGATTGAGAGCGATTGCCATCAGCGCGGCGGAACTGATGCCGGAGTGGAAGATGGTCGCAACCCAGCCCGGAAAATGCTCGTAGAAGCCGGGAGACGCGATCGGTATCATGCCGAAGCCGATCGAGGTGGCCACGATGACCAGATTCATATTGTTGTTGTAGTCGACCTTCGACAGCGTGCGGATGCCGCTGGCGGCAACCGTGCCGAACAGCACGATGCCGGCGCCGCCGAGGACCGAGCTTGGAATTGCCGCGGCGACCCGGCCCATGACCGGTAGCAGGCCAAGGGCGACCAGGAAAATGCCGCCGGTGGCCACCACGAAACGGCTCTTGACGCCGGTGACGGCAACCAGACCGACATTCTGGGCAAAGGCGCTCTGCGTGAAGGAACCGAAGACGGGCGCGACGATGCTGGACAGCATATCGGCGCGAAGGCCGTCACCAAGACGACGGGAATCCACCTTCGTACCGACGATCTCGCCGACTGCAAGGATATCCGCCGAGGTCTCGACCAAGGTTACCATAATGACGATGAACATCGAAATGATAGCCGCGATCTCGAACGTGGGATAACCGAAGTGGAAAACGGCGGGCAGCGCAACGAGTGGCCCGTTGGTGACCTGCGAGAAATTGGTCATGCCCACGACATAGGCGATGCCCGTGCCGATGATGAGGGCGAGCAGGATCGACAGTCTCGAGATCGAAGCGCTGCCGAGCTTGCTGAGCAGCAGCACGATGAGCAGTGTCACCGCCGAGAGCTGGATGTTGGCCGGACTGCCGAAGTCGGGCGAGGCGCGGTTGCCGCCCATGGCCCAGAAGGCGGCGACGGGCATCAGCGTCAGGCCGATTGTGGTAATCACGATGCCGGTAACGAGGGGTGGAAAGAAGCGGGTAATGCGCGAAAAGACCGGCGTGATCAGCAAGCCGATCAGTGATGCCACGATCACAGCGCCTAGCACGGACTGTATGCCACCGCTACCGGCAATGGCGATCATCGTCGAAACCCCGGAGAACGAGACACCCTGCACAAGCGGCAAGCGGCTGCCGAAGAACGGCAAGCCCATGGTCTGCAGGATCGTGGCGAGCCCGCCGGCAAACAGCGACGCGGTGATCAACAGACCCGTATCGTTGGCACTCAGCCCTGCGGCTTGACCCAGAATGAGCGGAACGGCAACGATGCCGCCATACATTGTAAGGACATGTTGAAGTCCGTAGGCGATATTGGCTCCAATGCTGAGCCTCTCGTCTTCCGGACATAGGTATGATGCTTTTTCCTCTGTTATGTTTGCCAAGGGTATCTCCTCCTATACCTTCGCGAACGTCCCGGTTTCATCGGGACGAGATCAAGCTAGGGCAGGAGATCGCAAGCAGCCTTCCATAAAAAAGCGAAACACCTTACGGAAAAGCAGGCAAGTGCTGGCGCGCCACTCTTGAAATGACGGCTGGTGCATAGGTGCTAGCTGAAGCCGCCGAGGCGGCTGTAAAGCGCATAAGTATCGGAATCGCTGACATTTTCGTTGGGCGTGTTGACACCTTCCGAGAGTTCTTCGGCACTGTTGTCACGACGCTCGCCCGCTTCATTATCACGCGGCTCGTCGTCGCCCGAGGCGTCTTCGTCTTCCCGGCGACCAGAATCCTGCCATTCCTCTTCTTCTGCCATGGATGGAGTATGATTAGACTTGCCTGGCACCGGCATGGCAAGGAAGGGGATGCCCTCACGCAGGAAAAGCGCCTCCGGCAGTCTCTGCGGCAGCGAATCACGCTGTACATCGTCATTTAGCATGGTGCGGTTTGCAGTGGGGGCAGCCTCGCGTTCAGCGGTATCGAGCTCTGCAGGCATGTCCTGCGTCAATGGTAAATCGCGCGCCAAGTCGTCGCGCGCCGGTGTGCTTCCCGTTGAAAGCGACTTGCCATTGGCACTGGCGGGCAACTCGTTTTCCGTCCGGGACAGGGCAAAATCGGCCAGCAGCTGTTCCAGTGGCTCGTTGAGGCCATCGCTCGACAGGGGCATGCCGACCTCGATGAGGGTTTTCAGGGCATCGGCGATCGTGCGTGCCGTCCGCTCCGACACGGATGGTGCATTATGAGGCGAAGCCGTTTCGCCGGCCTTGTCTTGCGCTTGCCACCGTTCGACATCTGCGGTGCCATCCGAGGCATCGAGGTGTGACGGGATGTCATCTCCGACCGCAGCGTCCGGACCGGCGTCGTATGGCGCGTATTCCACCTCTTCCGTTTCGATCGCGACCGCACCCAGCGAGGTCTGTGGTTCCTCGGCCTTGATTGTCGACGATGCCATGTCGGACAAATCCCCGGTAGCCGACGAGGTCGGAATTTCCAATCCGCCCTCGCCAGGAAAGGCGGTCTCCAGCGGCAGGTCCATTTCCAGCGCCTGTTTGACCGCGTCGAACAGTTCTTCGTCTATGTCGCCACTGGCAATGGCGATGACCTGCGCCAGCGTCTCCGGATCGCTTGCAAGGAAGCGCACGACGGCATGAAGCGTCGGGATTGCTTCTCCGCCCAAACCTGAAGCCTGCCGCATGGCGGACATCGATGTGGTTGGGCGATCGGAACGTGTTGTCGCATCATGGGTCGTGGGTTCGCCGCTGCTGTCCTCCACGTCATCGGGGGCTCGGTCGATTGCCCGCAGCTCCTCGTCTACATTGAAGGCGCTGCGCAGGGCAGCCTGCAGCGCACCGGCATCGAATCCACCGGGAACGAAGGCGAAAGCGGCCGATTGCAGGGAGGAAAGCAGCGGCTGCGCTGGTACGGGCGAGCCGGACAGCCGCGGTTGAGGCTGGGGCAATGCCTGGCCATTCGCCTGCGACGCGGTCGTGCGCGCGACACCAGTCTGGCCGGGATCAGTCGTTGACCGCTGCGGCATGGCTGGCGCCGCATCAGGACGGCGCGAAGCCTCGGGCAACGGCATGGCCTTGACGATTTCCGCCAGGACCCGCACCGAGAGCGTGAGATTGCGCTGGCCGAGCTGCTTTTCAAGGGCAAGACGTGCGGCGGGCGGCAGGGTTTCGATGGCCGCAGCGATGCGCTTGCCAAAGTCGCGCAGGCTTTCCTGCGGAAGCGGCTCCACTTTCAAAAGACGCGACAGTGTGTCGAGGAGGCGCACCAGCGCTTCTTTCGGCAGGACCTCGGTCCCGACGAGATGCCGGTTCAGGGTTTCGAGAATGCGCAGTGCCGCTTCCGAGCGCTGGCCGGACTGGGCCGCCTGCTTCGGTGCAACCGTTTCCTTCGCCGGCACCTCGCCTGTGGGAATGGCAGCGGCGGGCGAGGTCACCGTCTTGACCGTGAGAATGGGTGTCAGCATCGCAATCTCCCGTCCGCTCGTGTTTCCCGCTTGTGTTTCGCCAACCGGCGTTGCCGGCATATTTAAAAATCGGCGGCCGTCGGCAGTGCCGGGTGACAAGGGAGATCGTCTGGGCGATGGAATAGAGCGCGTCATGCGCAGGCCCGGATGATAAATGCCACCCTCGGCAGTCTGCAGCATTCTCGACCGCGGCTTGCGATCGTCTTCATAGATTATCAATTTATGCGGAAATTCTTGATACTTCATTAAGCATATTGCGGTTGCGAAGAGCCATGTCACTCGCCTTTGCTTTGTGCTTGCCGCTCTCCGGGGCCTCGCGTACATCTGGCAAAAATCGACAGCCGCTTCGGGGAGGAGCGATATGGACTTCGGCAACCCAATCCTGAACACCGACAGTTACAAGTTCGGGCATTTTCTACAATATCCGCCGGGAACCCGGGCCATCTCCTCCTACATTGAGACCCGTGGTCAGCCCGACGAGGCGGATGTGTTGTTCTTCGGGCTGCAGATGTTCCTCAAGGACTATCTCGCACGCCCGGTGACGCGCGCCGATGTCGATGAAGCGGAAGCGATTGTCACCGCCCATGGTCAACCTTTCGACCGCGACGGATGGCTCCATATCGTTGAGCGGTTTGGTGGCTATCTGCCGCTTCGGATCGAAGCATTGCCGGAAGGAACGCTGGTGCGGCGCGGCGTTCCGCTCGTCCAGGTCGTTAATACCGATCCGCGATGCTTTTGGTTGACCTCCCATATCGAGACCGCATTGCTGCGCGCCGTCTGGTATCCGTCCACCGTCGCCAGCCAGATCCGCAAGCTGAAGCGTATCCTCCAGCCGATGCTGGAAAAAACAGCTGACAATCCCGAGGCCGTGCTGCCCTTCAGCCTTCATGATTTTGGCGCACGCGGCGCAACCTCCATGGAGCAGGCAGGCCTCGGCGGGGCGGCCCACCTCGTGCATTTCCGCGCCACCGACACGATGACCGGCATCCTCTATGCCCGACGCTATTACGATGCGGCGATGGCCGGTCTCTCCATGCCCGCGTCCGAGCACTCGACGATGACCACCTGGCGCGTGGGCGGAGAAACCCGCGCCTATGCCAACATGGTCGATCATTTCGCGGCCAAAGGCAGCGTGTCCGTCGTTTCCGACAGCTTTGACATCAACTACGCCGTCACCGAGATCTGGGGCAAGGAACTGAGGGAAAAGGTAAAGGCCAGCGGCGGCCGCGTCGTCATTCGCCCCGACAGCGGCGATCCGATCGAAACGCCCGTGCATGTGGTGCGCCAGCTCGATTATCATTTCGGCTCCACGCTGAACGGCAAGGGATACAAGGTGCTGCATCCCTCCGTCCGGGTGCTGCAGGGGGATGGCCTGTCTTCTGCCGACATGGGGCAGATCCTCGGCCGGCTGGAAGCGTTTGGCTTCTCGGCGGAAAACATCTCCTTTGCCATGGGGTCGGGCATCCTGCAGAAGGTGAACCGCGATACCTATTCCTTTGCCATGAAGGCGAACGGTCGAATGGACGACAAGGGCCGCTGGCACGATGTCTTCAAGCGACCTGCGACGATGAATGTGAAGGCTTCTAAGGCAGGGCGGCAGGCTGTCGTGAACACTGCCCTTGGGCTTGAGGCCGTGCGGCTTGCCGACCTCGGCGACCGCCACAACCACCTTATCCCTATCTGGGAAAATGGCCGATTGCTCAAGGACTGGAGCCTTGCGGAGGTGCGCGAACGCGCCCGCTGAAAGCGCCGTTCGGTATGAGAATGGTCTTGCGGATTGGCGTGGCGCGCTCCATGTTTCCTGGCGAGAAAACAGGAAGCTTCCCATGACGGTTCGCCCACCGCAGGCGCTTGCACCTTCCTTCAGCCGTAACAGCGGGCTGAACCTGCTCGAATACGAGCTGATGTCCGAGCGGGCCGATTCGCTTGGCCGCCATGGCCTGAAAGTGGAAAAGGCGATTGCCGCTCTCGCCGCGATTGACCTGCACACCCCGCCGGAGCGGCGCGAGGCACTGTTGAATGAAGCGGCAGATGTCGTCTGGGCGTTCTTCATTCAGCGCGAAATCTGTGGCCTGCGTTCAAATCGCGATGCCATCCAGCGCTATGGCATCCCTAAACAAGTGATTGCCCGACTTGGGATCGTGCGACCGAAGTCGATCTAGAGGATGTCTGGTTCAGATTGAACCAGACATCCTCTAGCTCCTTTTGTTTCCGTTTGTCTTTTCGGGAAAACCGGTTTCCACTTTTCCCTGACAAACTCTAGCCGCCGGAAAGCCGCAGCGATCGGTTCCCCAGTGTTTCAGGACTTTCCAGCTGCCCAATTCAGCTGTGTGCGAAAATGTCGGTTTCTTCCCATCCGAGAAGATCGAG
This genomic stretch from Pararhizobium capsulatum DSM 1112 harbors:
- a CDS encoding TIGR02300 family protein; this translates as MAKAELGTKRIDPETGRKFYDLNKDPIVSPYTGKSYPLSFFEETSVAKVLEKAEEEDVQEVDTENTEVELVSLEEADEANSGDDIPDLGDDDVEIEGDDDDTFLEEDEDDDDDGLSDLIGVSDDDDEV
- the cmk gene encoding (d)CMP kinase, whose amino-acid sequence is MIIAIDGPAAAGKGTLSRRIAAEYGFHHLDTGLTYRATAKALLDAGLPLDNEPVAEKMALEVELAGLDREVLSAHDIGEAASKIAVMPSVRGALVEAQRAFATRKPGAVLDGRDIGTVVCPDAPVKLYVTASPEVRARRRFDEMVGNGVPADYLAVLADIRKRDERDMGRSDSPLRPAEDAHLLDTSEMSIEAAFLAAKVLIDAALNK
- the rpsA gene encoding 30S ribosomal protein S1 — protein: MSQANPTRDDFAALLQESFATQDLAEGYVTKGIVTAIEKDVAIVDVGLKVEGRIALKEFGAKAKDGTLKVGDEVEVYVERIENALGEAVLSREKARREESWVRLEVKFEAGERVEGVIFNQVKGGFTVDLDGAVAFLPRSQVDIRPIRDVTPLMHNPQPFEILKMDKRRGNIVVSRRTVLEESRAEQRSEIVQNLEEGQVVDGVVKNITDYGAFVDLGGIDGLLHVTDMAWRRVNHPSEILSIGQQVKVQIIRINQETHRISLGMKQLESDPWDGIGAKYPVGKKISGTVTNITDYGAFVELEPGIEGLIHISEMSWTKKNVHPGKILSTTQEVDVVVLEVDPTKRRISLGLKQTLENPWQAFAHSHPAGTEVEGEVKNKTEFGLFIGLDGDVDGMVHLSDLDWNRPGEQVIEEFNKGDVVKAVVLDVDVDKERISLGIKQLGKDSVGEAAASGDLRKNAVVSCEILAINDGGIEVKLVNHEDITSFIRRADLSRDRDEQRPERFSVGQVVDARVTNFSKKDRKVMLSIKALEIAEEKEAVAQFGSSDSGASLGDILGAALKNRSGE
- a CDS encoding nucleoside deaminase, which codes for MTERNETYELLDALLAAMESGIIPATEAGVAAGNKIFGAALMRKSDYSTVLVETNNETENPLWHGEVHTLKRFYEMTQSDRPASRELIFLSTHEPCSMCLSAITWAGFDNFYYFFSHEDSRDAFSIPHDLKILKEVFTLEPGGYNKANAFWKGQSIHNLIERIAEPERKHLRERAEAISRKYDALSATYQSGKDANAIPLN
- a CDS encoding nucleobase:cation symporter-2 family protein; the encoded protein is MANITEEKASYLCPEDERLSIGANIAYGLQHVLTMYGGIVAVPLILGQAAGLSANDTGLLITASLFAGGLATILQTMGLPFFGSRLPLVQGVSFSGVSTMIAIAGSGGIQSVLGAVIVASLIGLLITPVFSRITRFFPPLVTGIVITTIGLTLMPVAAFWAMGGNRASPDFGSPANIQLSAVTLLIVLLLSKLGSASISRLSILLALIIGTGIAYVVGMTNFSQVTNGPLVALPAVFHFGYPTFEIAAIISMFIVIMVTLVETSADILAVGEIVGTKVDSRRLGDGLRADMLSSIVAPVFGSFTQSAFAQNVGLVAVTGVKSRFVVATGGIFLVALGLLPVMGRVAAAIPSSVLGGAGIVLFGTVAASGIRTLSKVDYNNNMNLVIVATSIGFGMIPIASPGFYEHFPGWVATIFHSGISSAALMAIALNLLFNHLTLGNSDQQSVFVAGTERTIRYQDIARLHDGDYFLNGKLYDAKGAEVQLIPAEAH
- a CDS encoding nicotinate phosphoribosyltransferase produces the protein MDFGNPILNTDSYKFGHFLQYPPGTRAISSYIETRGQPDEADVLFFGLQMFLKDYLARPVTRADVDEAEAIVTAHGQPFDRDGWLHIVERFGGYLPLRIEALPEGTLVRRGVPLVQVVNTDPRCFWLTSHIETALLRAVWYPSTVASQIRKLKRILQPMLEKTADNPEAVLPFSLHDFGARGATSMEQAGLGGAAHLVHFRATDTMTGILYARRYYDAAMAGLSMPASEHSTMTTWRVGGETRAYANMVDHFAAKGSVSVVSDSFDINYAVTEIWGKELREKVKASGGRVVIRPDSGDPIETPVHVVRQLDYHFGSTLNGKGYKVLHPSVRVLQGDGLSSADMGQILGRLEAFGFSAENISFAMGSGILQKVNRDTYSFAMKANGRMDDKGRWHDVFKRPATMNVKASKAGRQAVVNTALGLEAVRLADLGDRHNHLIPIWENGRLLKDWSLAEVRERAR
- a CDS encoding DUF6665 family protein; amino-acid sequence: MTVRPPQALAPSFSRNSGLNLLEYELMSERADSLGRHGLKVEKAIAALAAIDLHTPPERREALLNEAADVVWAFFIQREICGLRSNRDAIQRYGIPKQVIARLGIVRPKSI